Below is a window of Myxococcus xanthus DNA.
GGGGGGCATGAGCGTCGTGTACAAAGGGCTCGACACCGCCCTGGACCGTGAAGTCGCGGTGAAGGTGCTGCACCCGCACCTGGCCGGCAAGGACGAGTCCCGCCGGCGGCTGGCCCGCGAGGCCCGCGCGGTGGCCAAGCTGCACCACCCCAACATCCTGGAGGTCTTCGACTTCTCCGCCGCGGACGCCCAGGACGCGTTCATCGTCACCGAGTACATCCGCGGCCAGACGCTGAAGGCGTTCATGGACGAGGGCCCCATGGACCCGCCGGAGCTGGCGGCCATGGTCATCCACGAGTTGGCCGCGGCGCTGGCGCACGCGCACGAGTCCGGCGTCATCCACCGCGACCTCAAGCCGGAGAACGTCATGGTGCGCGAGGACGGCGTCCTCAAGCTCATGGACTTCGGCATCGCGCGGCTGATGGACATCGAGGAGCGGATGACCGTCACCGGCACGCTGGTGGGCTCGCCGGCCCACATGGCCCCGGAGATCATCGAAGGCCTGGAGGCGGGCCCCACGGCGGACGTCTTCAGCGTGGGCATCATGTTCTACGCGGCGATGACGGGACGGCTGCCCTTCAGCGCGCCGAACACCACCGCCACGCTCAAGCGTATCCTGGACGGGGACTACGAGGACGCACGCCGGCGCGTGCCCGCGCTGTCGGACGAGCTGGCGGACATCTGCGCCATCTGCCTGCAGCGCGACCCGGAGCGGCGCTACCCCGACGCGGCCCGGCTGCGGGACGCCCTGGCGGACTACCTGGCCGGCCTGGGCTTCGCCCGCGTGGGCGAGGAGCTGGTGTCGTACTTCGCGGACCCGCCGTCGTACCGGAAGCTGGCCCGTCAGCGCATCGTCGCCACCCTGCTGGAGCGCAGCGAGCGGCAGCTCGCGGAGAAGCGCACCCCGCGCGCCCTGGCCAGTCTCAACCAGGTGCTGGCGCTGGACACCACCAACGCGCGGGCACTGGCGCTCCTCAAGGGCATCCAGCGCGCCCAGCGCATCAAGACGTGGCGCCGCCGGGGTCTGCGCCTGGGCGTGGGCGTGGCCGCCGCCGGACTGCTGGGACTGGGCGGCTGGAAGGCCCGCCACGCGAACGACGCCGAAGCCACCACCCCGCCCGACGCCACCACGCCTGGACAGGTCGCGGCCACGCTGCCTCCGACCCCGCCCTCCGAGCCGCTCGCCACCGTCGCGCCTCCCGACACCACCCCGGCCCCGAAGGAGAGCGCCGGGCGCCCCGGCCCTGGCACGTCGCAACCGCCCCGCCCGGCTTCGCGCGGGGTCAAGGGCGCGACGGCACCGGGAGGCCTGTCGCCGCGGACGGATGGCACGCCGGCCGTGGGCGGCACCGTTCGCGGCATGGGCACACGCCCCGCGGGCGAGGACGAGGAAGCACCGCGCAAGCCGCTGGTGCGCAAGCTGCCTGTGTCCATCCTGGTGCGCCCCTATGGCAGCATCCGCGTCGATGACGGCGTGCCCAGCGCCCAGCCGCTCCAGAAGCATGACGTGGAGGTGACGCCGGGCCGGCACACCGTCACCATCTCCTGCGACTACTGCGAGGACGTGGTGGACACCATCGACGTGCAGCCGGACGGCGACAACGTCTTCCACCTGCGCGCCCAGCCGAAGGCGTCCCGCCTGTCGGTCGACTTCGAGCCCGCGGGCGCGCTGGTGCGCGTGGGCGACGAGTTCCGCTCCGCGGAGGACAGCCTGAAGACGCCCTTCGAGGTCCGCTCCCCGCGAGGCCCCGCGGGCTTCCAGCACACCGTGGTGGTGGAGGTCTCCCACCCGGGCTACGTGCCGGAGCGCCGGGTGGTCCATCTGCGGCCGGGCGAACCCACCACCCTGCGCGGGAGCCTCCGCCCAGAATGAGCCGCTGCCTCCCGCTCTTGTTCACGGCGCTGATGCTGCTCGCTCCGGGCGCCACGCTCGCCCAGGACGCCGGTGACCCGGAGGTCGCCGCGCTGCGTGCCAGCTTCGAGTACGGCAAGTACGCCGAGGTGATGGACCGCGCGGCCTCGCGCATCGACCGGGGCGGCCTGGACGAGGACGACCTGGCGGAGCTGCACAAGCTCGCGGGCCTGGCGGCCTTCAACCTGGGCCGCACCGACGACGCCCGCCGTCACCTGCGCGCGCTGCTCCGGTTGGATCCGGACTTCAGCCTGGACCCCTTCGTCGTCCCGCCGCCCGCGGTGGCCTTCTTCGACACGCTCAAGGAGGACATGGACACGGAGCTGGACTTCCTGCGCCAGGAGCGGCGGCTGCGTCAGGAGCGCGAGAAGGCGGAGGCCGAGCGCCGCGAGCGCGAGCGCCTGGAAGCCGAAGTGCAGCGCCGCCGCGCCGAGGAGCTGGCGTCCCAGGTGACGGTGCGCACGGTGGAGAAGCGCAACTTCCTGGTCAACTTCGTCCCCTTCGGTGCCGGCCAGTTCCAGCAGGGCCGCACCAGTCTGGGCATCGTCTTCGCCGCCACCGAAGGGGTGCTGGCGGTGACGAGCATCATCTCCTTCTTCGCCTACGAAGGGCTCTTCGAAGAGCGCACCATCGATCTGGACAACGTGCTGGACCCGGACGGCCGGGCCTCCGTCACCGTGCGCTACATCCCCACCAGCCGGGCCAGGCAGCGCGACGCGTGGCAGTTGCTCAAGCTGTCGTCGGCCGCGGGCTTCTACGCCATC
It encodes the following:
- a CDS encoding serine/threonine-protein kinase, with the protein product MTTLVGRHIGRYRILEQLGSGGMSVVYKGLDTALDREVAVKVLHPHLAGKDESRRRLAREARAVAKLHHPNILEVFDFSAADAQDAFIVTEYIRGQTLKAFMDEGPMDPPELAAMVIHELAAALAHAHESGVIHRDLKPENVMVREDGVLKLMDFGIARLMDIEERMTVTGTLVGSPAHMAPEIIEGLEAGPTADVFSVGIMFYAAMTGRLPFSAPNTTATLKRILDGDYEDARRRVPALSDELADICAICLQRDPERRYPDAARLRDALADYLAGLGFARVGEELVSYFADPPSYRKLARQRIVATLLERSERQLAEKRTPRALASLNQVLALDTTNARALALLKGIQRAQRIKTWRRRGLRLGVGVAAAGLLGLGGWKARHANDAEATTPPDATTPGQVAATLPPTPPSEPLATVAPPDTTPAPKESAGRPGPGTSQPPRPASRGVKGATAPGGLSPRTDGTPAVGGTVRGMGTRPAGEDEEAPRKPLVRKLPVSILVRPYGSIRVDDGVPSAQPLQKHDVEVTPGRHTVTISCDYCEDVVDTIDVQPDGDNVFHLRAQPKASRLSVDFEPAGALVRVGDEFRSAEDSLKTPFEVRSPRGPAGFQHTVVVEVSHPGYVPERRVVHLRPGEPTTLRGSLRPE